Proteins co-encoded in one Candidatus Omnitrophota bacterium genomic window:
- a CDS encoding aspartate dehydrogenase has protein sequence MNKIRIGIVGCGAIGSSLAKTIKNDFKSQACLAAVYDIDKNKSGNFSVATTFSQLIQKSDLVIESSSAKCSYEIARAVLSKGKDVVIMSVGGISAKFNTLNELAKRKNAKIYIPSGAIAGIDALKAAKISEIKEVILTTTKNPLSFKGVKFIEDRNIKLDTIKKDKVLFFGAAKEAVKYFPQNINVAAILSIAGIGLDKTKVKIVASPQVKRNIHEIKIISKAGDIYTRTENVLHPDNPKTSYLAFLSAVAVLKQILEPVRIGS, from the coding sequence ATGAATAAAATAAGGATTGGGATTGTTGGCTGCGGAGCGATAGGCAGTTCCTTAGCTAAAACCATAAAGAATGATTTTAAATCGCAAGCATGCCTTGCGGCTGTATATGATATTGATAAAAATAAGTCAGGGAATTTTTCCGTTGCAACGACTTTTAGCCAATTAATCCAAAAGTCGGACTTGGTCATTGAGTCTTCGTCTGCAAAATGTTCTTATGAAATTGCCAGAGCTGTTTTATCAAAAGGCAAAGATGTAGTGATAATGAGCGTTGGAGGGATATCCGCAAAGTTTAATACATTAAATGAATTGGCAAAAAGAAAAAATGCCAAGATTTATATCCCGAGCGGAGCAATTGCCGGCATTGACGCGCTAAAAGCTGCAAAAATCTCAGAAATAAAGGAAGTTATACTTACTACTACAAAGAATCCACTTTCTTTTAAGGGAGTCAAGTTTATAGAAGATAGGAATATTAAGCTGGATACAATAAAAAAGGATAAGGTGTTATTTTTTGGCGCTGCTAAAGAAGCAGTTAAGTATTTTCCTCAAAATATCAATGTTGCGGCAATCTTAAGTATTGCTGGTATTGGCTTGGATAAGACTAAAGTTAAAATTGTTGCTTCTCCGCAAGTAAAGCGTAATATTCATGAAATAAAGATAATTTCTAAGGCAGGGGATATTTACACCCGCACAGAAAATGTTTTGCATCCTGATAATCCAAAGACGAGCTATTTGGCATTTTTATCAGCGGTTGCAGTTTTAAAGCAGATTTTAGAGCCAGTAAGAATAGGCTCTTGA
- the panC gene encoding pantoate--beta-alanine ligase — protein sequence MKIIRCKNLMSVISRKLILKGKSIGFVPTMGALHEGHLSLIRQARKDNDIVVVSIFVNPAQFGPKEDFKKYPRNLFLDAALCRNAGVDFIFYPQAKEMYPKDFKTFVEVKELSDILCGATRPGHFRGVATVVTKLFNIVGPSIAYFGQKDAQQVAVIKAMVSDLDLPVKIKVMPTLRENDGLAMSSRNKYLNTAQRAQAQVLYRSLRIAKSLINQGIRDTGKIVRLMKQEIHKVKIAKIDYVSIVDTKNLTPIKEIKKECLMVLAVWIGNTRLIDNMVIIRRMHQ from the coding sequence ATGAAAATTATCCGCTGCAAGAATTTAATGTCTGTAATTTCCAGAAAGTTAATCCTTAAAGGTAAAAGCATTGGTTTTGTCCCGACCATGGGAGCTTTGCACGAGGGGCATCTTAGTTTAATCAGGCAGGCGCGGAAAGATAATGATATTGTTGTGGTTAGTATTTTTGTCAACCCTGCCCAGTTTGGCCCAAAAGAAGACTTTAAGAAATACCCCAGGAATCTTTTTTTGGACGCGGCATTATGCCGTAATGCAGGGGTTGATTTCATCTTTTATCCCCAAGCAAAAGAAATGTATCCCAAAGATTTTAAAACTTTTGTTGAGGTTAAAGAATTAAGCGATATCCTCTGTGGAGCAACTCGTCCGGGCCACTTTCGGGGGGTAGCAACAGTGGTAACGAAACTTTTTAATATCGTAGGCCCTAGCATTGCTTATTTTGGGCAAAAGGATGCCCAGCAGGTAGCTGTGATTAAGGCTATGGTTTCAGACTTGGATTTACCGGTTAAAATTAAAGTAATGCCTACTTTGAGGGAAAATGATGGCTTGGCGATGAGCTCCAGAAATAAATATCTAAATACTGCTCAACGCGCCCAAGCACAGGTATTGTATCGTTCTCTAAGAATAGCTAAATCTTTGATTAACCAGGGGATCAGGGATACCGGGAAAATAGTCCGTTTGATGAAGCAAGAAATCCATAAAGTAAAAATTGCAAAAATTGATTATGTCTCTATTGTGGATACTAAAAATCTAACTCCTATAAAAGAAATAAAAAAAGAATGTTTAATGGTTCTGGCAGTCTGGATCGGGAATACAAGGTTAATTGATAATATGGTAATAATACGGAGAATGCATCAATGA